In one window of Campylobacter hepaticus DNA:
- a CDS encoding flagellar export protein FliJ encodes MKSKYESVLKVRKQQLDKAQNNLNNAKQRQMQNELAYEFARKECETLSALPKSGSIAQLRSNLNMAQVGREALARAKEKVELSKNEINHYQFLYKKAYLDYEKVKFLKAEELKQKQKELIKAEGKFLDEIAISRFFKGDKNE; translated from the coding sequence ATGAAAAGCAAATACGAATCTGTTTTAAAAGTAAGAAAACAACAACTTGATAAAGCACAAAACAATCTTAATAATGCTAAACAAAGACAAATGCAAAATGAACTTGCTTATGAGTTTGCACGTAAAGAGTGCGAGACTTTAAGTGCCTTACCAAAATCAGGTTCTATTGCACAATTAAGATCAAATTTGAATATGGCTCAAGTTGGACGTGAAGCTTTAGCAAGAGCTAAAGAAAAAGTAGAACTTTCTAAAAATGAAATCAATCATTATCAATTTTTATATAAAAAAGCGTATTTAGATTATGAAAAAGTAAAATTTTTAAAAGCAGAAGAACTTAAACAAAAACAAAAAGAACTTATTAAAGCTGAAGGGAAATTTTTAGATGAAATTGCAATAAGTCGTTTTTTTAAAGGAGATAAAAATGAGTAA
- a CDS encoding adenylosuccinate synthase — translation MNKADIIVGIQWGDEGKGKIVDKLCENYDFVCRSAGGHNAGHTIWVNGVRYALHLMPSGVLHPRCINIIGNGVVVSPEVLIAEMAQFENLRGRLYISDRAHLNLKHHSLIDIAKEKLKGKNAIGTTGKGIGPSYADKINRTGHRIGDLLEPQRLCEALIKDFQINKAFFEVLEIEIPDAEEMLNDLKRFSEILSPFITDTTRMLWKALDDNKKVLLEGAQGSMLDIDHGTYPYVTSSSTISAGALTGLGLNPKEVGDIIGVVKAYATRVGNGAFPSEDKGEDGEKIAQIGKEIGVSTGRKRRCGWFDAVAVRYTARLNGLDALSLMKLDVLDGFERVKICYAYEYKGMQIDYMPSDLENVKPVYEELDGWDKVFGIKDYDLLPENAKKYILRLEELVGVKIKYISTSPERDDTIIL, via the coding sequence ATGAATAAAGCAGACATTATTGTCGGTATCCAATGGGGTGATGAGGGTAAAGGCAAGATAGTTGATAAATTATGTGAAAATTATGATTTTGTTTGTAGAAGTGCAGGCGGACATAATGCAGGACATACTATTTGGGTTAATGGAGTAAGATATGCGCTTCATCTTATGCCAAGTGGTGTTTTGCATCCAAGATGTATTAATATTATTGGAAATGGGGTTGTTGTTTCACCTGAAGTTTTGATTGCTGAAATGGCTCAATTTGAAAATTTAAGAGGTAGATTATATATTAGCGATAGAGCTCATTTAAATTTAAAACATCATTCTTTAATAGATATTGCAAAAGAGAAACTTAAAGGTAAAAATGCTATTGGAACAACAGGAAAAGGTATAGGACCTTCTTATGCAGATAAAATTAATCGCACAGGACATAGAATAGGAGATCTTTTAGAGCCCCAAAGGCTTTGTGAGGCTTTGATTAAAGATTTTCAAATCAATAAAGCTTTTTTTGAAGTGCTTGAAATTGAAATTCCTGATGCTGAAGAAATGCTTAATGATTTAAAGCGTTTTAGTGAAATTTTAAGTCCATTTATTACTGATACAACAAGAATGCTTTGGAAAGCTTTAGATGATAATAAAAAAGTGCTTTTAGAAGGTGCTCAAGGTTCTATGCTTGATATTGATCATGGAACTTACCCTTATGTTACAAGTTCAAGTACTATTTCAGCAGGTGCTTTAACAGGACTTGGTTTAAATCCTAAAGAAGTGGGTGATATAATAGGTGTTGTAAAAGCGTATGCTACAAGAGTAGGAAATGGAGCTTTTCCTAGTGAAGATAAGGGAGAAGATGGAGAAAAAATTGCACAAATTGGTAAAGAAATTGGCGTAAGCACAGGACGTAAAAGACGTTGCGGATGGTTTGATGCTGTTGCAGTGAGGTATACAGCAAGGCTTAATGGACTTGATGCTTTATCTTTAATGAAATTAGATGTTTTAGATGGTTTTGAAAGAGTAAAGATTTGTTATGCTTATGAATACAAAGGTATGCAAATTGATTATATGCCAAGTGATTTAGAAAATGTTAAACCTGTTTATGAAGAATTAGATGGTTGGGATAAAGTGTTTGGTATTAAAGATTATGATTTATTGCCAGAAAATGCAAAAAAATACATTTTAAGACTTGAAGAACTTGTTGGAGTTAAGATTAAATATATTTCAACAAGTCCTGAAAGAGATGATACTATTATTTTATGA
- a CDS encoding MotE family protein, which yields MSNKLVFLLLFSSAVFATQNDCEQYFESKKAQIELQTREFDEARQSLEAYKASFETLQKEKLEILQKKEAEVNATLAKIEQLKLENARLLEEQQKILSSIENKTQGRVREIYSQMKDSAIADVLSQMDPESASQIMLSLQSRKISGVLSKMDPKKASELTLLLKNLDNNLSN from the coding sequence ATGAGTAATAAATTGGTATTTTTATTATTATTTTCCAGTGCAGTTTTTGCTACACAAAATGATTGTGAACAGTATTTTGAATCTAAAAAAGCACAAATTGAACTTCAAACAAGAGAATTTGATGAAGCTAGACAATCTTTAGAGGCTTATAAAGCTTCTTTTGAAACTTTACAAAAAGAAAAACTTGAAATTTTACAAAAAAAAGAAGCAGAAGTTAATGCAACTTTAGCAAAAATTGAACAGTTAAAACTTGAAAATGCAAGACTTTTAGAAGAGCAACAAAAAATTTTAAGCTCCATTGAAAATAAGACTCAAGGCAGGGTGAGGGAAATTTATTCTCAAATGAAAGATAGTGCTATTGCAGATGTCTTAAGTCAAATGGATCCAGAAAGTGCAAGTCAAATTATGTTGTCTTTGCAATCACGTAAAATTTCTGGAGTTTTATCTAAAATGGATCCTAAAAAGGCTAGTGAACTGACTTTACTTTTGAAAAATTTAGATAATAATTTAAGTAATTAA
- the bumR gene encoding butyrate response regulator transcription factor BumR, protein MLQDRKDLIILVVEDEAKARESLINILSNRFSKVIGAQNGDEGFKKFKKFKPDLVITDIAMPIMDGLDMAREIKEISNDVPIVVLSAYSEKERLLRSIDIGIDKYLIKPIDIEELFKVLDSLVDEKIEVNMLVKISKEYQFNKTKRTLIHNGEEIVLTKKELAFVSLLLKQPGVLVLHEDIKKNVWIGEHVSDTAVRTFIKRIRDKVGEEFIKNVPSLGYRININK, encoded by the coding sequence ATGTTGCAAGATCGCAAAGATTTAATAATACTAGTAGTAGAAGATGAAGCTAAAGCTAGAGAATCATTAATAAATATATTAAGTAATCGTTTTAGTAAGGTAATAGGAGCTCAAAATGGAGACGAAGGATTTAAAAAATTTAAAAAATTTAAACCAGATTTAGTTATTACAGACATTGCTATGCCTATTATGGATGGTCTTGATATGGCACGAGAAATTAAAGAAATTTCAAATGACGTGCCTATAGTAGTTTTAAGTGCATATTCTGAAAAAGAAAGACTTTTACGTTCTATTGATATAGGTATAGATAAATATTTAATCAAACCTATTGATATAGAAGAATTATTTAAAGTTTTAGATTCTTTAGTGGATGAAAAAATTGAAGTAAATATGCTTGTAAAAATTTCTAAAGAATATCAATTTAATAAAACAAAAAGAACTTTAATTCATAATGGAGAAGAAATTGTTTTAACTAAAAAAGAATTGGCTTTTGTTTCTTTGCTTTTAAAACAACCCGGAGTTTTGGTTTTACATGAAGATATCAAGAAAAATGTTTGGATTGGTGAACATGTAAGTGATACAGCCGTAAGAACTTTTATTAAGAGGATAAGAGATAAAGTAGGGGAAGAATTTATTAAAAATGTACCGAGTCTAGGATACAGAATAAATATAAATAAATAG
- a CDS encoding sulfite exporter TauE/SafE family protein gives MNIDFLAIIGIAFLSSFGHCYSMCGGFTLVFMNLNSKHKNLFLLTFIYHLFRIFAYIILGIIFGSFGNVLALNAKIQSLSFFILGIFMVILGFALIYRGKILFFIEKNTFFDFFIKKIIKKSAHFKGLKSAIVLGFSNGFVPCGLVYFFIASAMSKQNIVESILIMMIFGISTLPAMLFFLKISQFFNNFFKKIFNYLSYGIIICYGVNLAYIGFKAFK, from the coding sequence GTGAATATAGATTTTTTAGCTATTATTGGCATTGCTTTTTTGTCAAGTTTTGGACACTGTTATTCTATGTGTGGCGGTTTTACCTTAGTTTTTATGAACCTAAATTCAAAACATAAGAATCTGTTTTTATTAACTTTTATTTATCATTTATTTAGAATTTTTGCTTATATTATATTAGGAATAATTTTTGGATCCTTTGGAAACGTATTAGCGCTTAATGCTAAGATTCAAAGTTTATCTTTTTTTATTCTTGGTATATTTATGGTGATTTTAGGTTTTGCTTTAATTTATAGAGGTAAAATATTATTTTTTATTGAAAAAAATACTTTTTTTGATTTTTTTATAAAAAAAATTATTAAAAAAAGTGCCCATTTTAAAGGACTAAAATCAGCTATAGTTTTAGGGTTTTCAAACGGTTTTGTTCCTTGCGGTTTAGTGTATTTTTTCATAGCTAGCGCAATGAGTAAACAAAATATTGTTGAAAGTATTTTAATAATGATGATTTTTGGAATATCAACTTTGCCAGCGATGTTGTTTTTTTTAAAAATTTCTCAATTTTTTAATAATTTTTTTAAAAAAATTTTTAATTATTTGTCATATGGCATTATTATTTGCTATGGTGTTAATCTTGCTTATATAGGCTTTAAGGCTTTTAAATGA
- a CDS encoding DUF507 family protein encodes MRIKLPHIPYIANKMMLDLAHSSFVEIKDQLEKLKVSIIEVLENDILNEKRLDEKVKELLEQQEDEMELMQIDRKNMFWLVKKKLAPEFGVILDSEDHHNHLAHQILKELIENDYINFIVSENRVKNLIFSSIEAYLKIYEKLEDEVYEKISNYKTKPIPGSEEYELIFEKLYQEELRKKGMF; translated from the coding sequence ATGCGTATAAAATTGCCACATATTCCTTATATTGCAAATAAAATGATGTTAGATCTTGCACATTCTTCTTTTGTTGAAATTAAAGATCAATTAGAAAAACTTAAAGTTAGTATAATCGAAGTTTTAGAAAATGATATTTTAAATGAAAAAAGATTAGATGAAAAAGTTAAAGAGCTTTTAGAGCAACAAGAAGATGAAATGGAGTTAATGCAAATAGATCGTAAAAATATGTTTTGGCTTGTAAAGAAAAAATTAGCTCCTGAATTTGGCGTAATCTTAGATTCTGAAGACCATCATAATCATTTAGCTCATCAAATTTTAAAAGAACTTATAGAAAATGATTATATTAATTTTATAGTAAGTGAAAATAGAGTGAAAAATCTTATTTTTTCAAGTATAGAAGCTTATCTTAAAATTTATGAAAAACTTGAAGATGAGGTTTATGAAAAAATTAGTAATTATAAAACAAAACCTATTCCAGGTAGTGAAGAATATGAACTTATATTTGAAAAACTTTACCAAGAAGAGCTTAGAAAAAAAGGTATGTTTTAA
- a CDS encoding PAS domain-containing sensor histidine kinase has product MKDFFEKQFLKALEKNMIFSRADSEGNLTFVSNKLCKISGYTKKELIGQKHSIFKHPDVKQCYVEELLGKLSCKKPYEVIFKNIDKSGKTFYLETLLIPILNKHDKLVEIIAFSRDISNIFKLNEELAFNHAKLRELSINLEDTIKKHKQEFIQLSKKFEKKLQIALEKNEQDIKIVYEEILKSSLEQMICDIAHQWRQPLNELGIAMFQMKQNLKDEKGFAEIYSQSKDMIKNMSKSIDIFRTLFNNNKGVQPYVFVEETLNKALEIIFEIIEKNHVKINIISKRDYKVLAYENGLIRVFINLIFNSIEAFKNKKRKIITINFLEFGKNYLKIKIKDNAGGIDKENLDKIFQPYFTTKHPSQGIGVKLYISRQIIESFQGKIKVKNEKNGACFEIFLKLK; this is encoded by the coding sequence ATGAAAGATTTTTTTGAAAAACAGTTTTTAAAAGCTCTTGAAAAAAATATGATTTTTTCAAGAGCTGATTCTGAAGGAAATCTAACTTTTGTAAGTAATAAACTTTGCAAAATAAGTGGTTATACTAAAAAAGAACTTATAGGGCAAAAGCATTCTATTTTTAAGCATCCTGATGTTAAACAGTGTTATGTTGAAGAACTTTTGGGAAAACTTTCATGTAAAAAACCTTATGAGGTAATTTTTAAAAATATTGATAAATCAGGTAAAACTTTTTATCTTGAGACCTTATTAATTCCTATTTTAAATAAACATGATAAATTAGTAGAAATTATAGCTTTTTCTCGCGATATTAGTAATATTTTTAAACTTAATGAAGAGCTTGCCTTTAATCATGCTAAATTACGCGAGCTTAGTATAAATCTTGAAGATACCATTAAAAAACATAAACAAGAATTTATTCAATTAAGTAAAAAATTTGAGAAAAAATTACAAATTGCTTTGGAAAAAAATGAACAAGATATTAAGATTGTTTATGAAGAAATTTTAAAATCTTCATTAGAGCAAATGATTTGTGATATAGCACACCAATGGAGGCAGCCATTAAATGAACTTGGCATTGCTATGTTTCAAATGAAGCAAAATCTTAAAGATGAAAAAGGATTTGCTGAAATTTATTCACAATCAAAAGATATGATTAAAAATATGTCAAAAAGTATTGATATATTTAGAACTTTGTTTAATAATAATAAAGGAGTGCAGCCGTATGTATTTGTAGAAGAAACTTTAAATAAAGCTTTAGAAATAATTTTTGAGATTATAGAAAAAAATCATGTAAAGATTAATATCATTTCAAAAAGAGATTATAAAGTTTTAGCATATGAAAATGGTTTAATAAGGGTTTTTATTAATTTAATTTTTAATTCCATAGAGGCATTTAAAAATAAAAAAAGAAAAATTATTACAATTAATTTTTTAGAATTTGGAAAAAATTATTTAAAAATTAAAATAAAAGATAATGCTGGTGGTATCGATAAAGAAAATTTAGATAAAATCTTTCAACCTTATTTTACAACAAAACATCCTAGTCAAGGTATAGGAGTGAAGCTTTATATAAGTAGACAAATTATTGAAAGTTTCCAAGGAAAAATAAAAGTTAAAAATGAAAAAAATGGAGCTTGTTTTGAAATATTTTTAAAATTAAAATAA
- the carA gene encoding glutamine-hydrolyzing carbamoyl-phosphate synthase small subunit → MKAYIYLENDIYLSAKAFGKGGTYFGELVFNTSLTGYQEIISDPSYAGQFIVFSMPELGIVGTNENDNESRAIFASGILMRELSSTFSNFRAQESLQEYLEKYGKIGIYELDTRYLVKMIRNNGNLRAVISTEISNKEDLKLALEKSMKIDEINFIKEVSTKKNYSHKQGVWNANLQKFNDAKRSAKKVAVIDYGVKINILNELVEVGFEVEVYPYNTKADELIALYKKGEIQGVFLSNGPGEPKILKQEIAEIKKLAEAKIPMLGICLGHQLLSNAFGYETYKMKFGQHGANHPVINLDTKTVEITTQNHNYNVPEELSQIAIITHRNLFGDNVEGVRYKNYPIISVQHHPESSSGPHESKYIFKEFMNLM, encoded by the coding sequence ATGAAAGCTTATATTTATTTAGAAAATGATATTTATTTGAGTGCTAAAGCTTTTGGAAAAGGTGGAACTTATTTTGGAGAACTTGTTTTTAATACTTCTTTAACCGGTTATCAAGAAATTATTTCTGATCCATCTTATGCAGGACAATTTATTGTTTTTTCTATGCCAGAACTTGGTATAGTAGGAACTAATGAAAATGATAATGAAAGTAGGGCTATTTTTGCTAGTGGTATTTTAATGCGTGAACTTAGTTCTACTTTTTCGAATTTTCGTGCTCAAGAAAGCTTGCAAGAATATTTAGAAAAATATGGAAAAATAGGTATTTATGAGTTAGATACTAGATATTTAGTAAAAATGATAAGAAATAATGGGAATTTAAGAGCAGTTATTTCAACTGAAATTTCAAATAAAGAAGATTTAAAACTTGCTTTAGAAAAATCTATGAAAATTGATGAGATTAATTTTATAAAAGAAGTGAGTACTAAAAAAAATTATTCTCATAAACAAGGTGTTTGGAATGCCAATTTGCAAAAATTTAACGATGCTAAAAGAAGTGCAAAAAAAGTTGCTGTTATTGATTATGGTGTAAAAATAAATATTTTAAATGAGCTTGTAGAAGTTGGTTTTGAAGTAGAAGTATATCCTTATAACACTAAAGCAGATGAGTTGATTGCTTTGTATAAAAAAGGTGAAATTCAAGGTGTGTTTTTATCTAATGGTCCAGGTGAACCAAAAATTTTAAAGCAAGAAATTGCAGAAATTAAAAAATTAGCTGAGGCTAAAATTCCTATGCTTGGAATTTGTTTAGGACATCAGCTTTTAAGCAATGCTTTTGGTTATGAAACTTATAAAATGAAATTTGGGCAACATGGAGCAAATCATCCTGTGATTAATCTTGATACAAAAACGGTAGAAATTACTACTCAAAATCATAATTATAATGTTCCAGAGGAATTATCTCAAATAGCTATTATTACACATAGAAATTTATTTGGTGATAATGTAGAGGGTGTAAGATATAAAAATTATCCTATTATTTCAGTGCAGCATCATCCAGAAAGCTCATCGGGTCCTCATGAGAGTAAATATATTTTTAAAGAATTTATGAATTTAATGTGA
- the ccoN gene encoding cytochrome-c oxidase, cbb3-type subunit I, which translates to MHPGNALNYDYTIAKYFMFATIFFGIVGMAIGTLIAFQMAYPNLNYLAGEYSTFSRLRPLHTSGVIFGFMLSGIWATWYYIGQRVLKVSMIESRFLMFIGKLHFWLYIITMILAIISLFMGITTSKEYAELEWPLDILVVVVWVLWGVSIFGLIGIRREKTLYISLWYYIATFLGISMLYLFNNMEVPTYFVTGMGKWWNSVSMYAGTNDALVQWWYGHNAVAFVFTVGIIAQIYYFLPKESGQPIFSYKLSLFAFWSLMFVYLWAGGHHLIYSTVPDWMQTMGSVFSIVLILPSWGSAINILLTMKGEWGQLRESPLIKFMILASTFYMFSTLEGPILSIKSVNALAHFTDWIPGHVHDGTLGWVGFMTMAALYHMTPRVFKRELYSKSLMEMQFWIQTTGIVLYFTSMWIAGITQGMMWRATDQYGNLLYSFIDTVVAIIPYYWIRAIGGLFYLIGFFMFAYNIYKSIVCGRVLDKEPKSASPMAA; encoded by the coding sequence ATGCACCCAGGTAATGCATTAAATTATGATTATACGATTGCAAAATATTTTATGTTTGCAACTATATTCTTTGGTATTGTTGGTATGGCTATAGGTACTCTTATAGCTTTTCAAATGGCATATCCTAATCTAAATTATTTAGCAGGAGAATATAGTACTTTTTCAAGGCTTAGACCTCTTCATACTTCAGGTGTGATTTTTGGTTTTATGCTTTCAGGAATTTGGGCAACTTGGTACTATATAGGACAGCGTGTTCTTAAAGTGAGTATGATTGAATCAAGGTTTTTAATGTTTATAGGCAAATTACATTTTTGGCTTTATATTATAACTATGATTTTGGCTATTATATCTTTATTCATGGGTATAACTACGTCTAAAGAATATGCTGAGCTTGAATGGCCTTTAGACATTCTTGTTGTTGTAGTTTGGGTTTTATGGGGAGTAAGTATTTTTGGTCTTATAGGAATTCGCCGTGAAAAAACTTTATATATCTCTCTTTGGTATTATATAGCCACATTTTTAGGTATTTCTATGCTTTATCTTTTTAATAATATGGAAGTGCCAACTTATTTTGTTACAGGAATGGGTAAATGGTGGAATAGTGTATCAATGTATGCGGGTACAAATGATGCTTTAGTACAATGGTGGTATGGACATAATGCTGTTGCATTTGTATTTACTGTAGGTATTATTGCTCAAATTTATTATTTTTTACCAAAAGAAAGTGGTCAACCTATTTTCTCTTATAAACTTTCTTTGTTTGCATTTTGGAGTTTAATGTTTGTTTATCTTTGGGCAGGTGGTCATCACTTGATTTATTCTACTGTGCCTGATTGGATGCAAACTATGGGTTCAGTTTTCTCTATAGTTTTAATTTTACCTTCTTGGGGTTCAGCAATTAATATTTTACTTACTATGAAAGGCGAATGGGGTCAACTTCGTGAGAGTCCATTGATTAAATTTATGATTTTAGCGTCGACTTTTTATATGTTTTCAACACTTGAAGGTCCTATTCTTTCAATTAAATCTGTAAACGCTTTAGCACATTTTACAGATTGGATTCCAGGACATGTTCATGATGGGACTTTAGGATGGGTTGGATTTATGACCATGGCAGCACTTTATCACATGACTCCCAGAGTTTTTAAAAGAGAACTTTATAGTAAATCTTTAATGGAAATGCAATTTTGGATTCAAACTACAGGTATAGTGCTTTACTTTACTTCTATGTGGATTGCAGGTATTACTCAAGGTATGATGTGGAGAGCTACTGATCAATATGGTAATTTATTATATAGCTTTATTGACACTGTGGTGGCTATTATTCCTTATTATTGGATTAGGGCTATTGGTGGATTATTTTATCTTATTGGTTTCTTTATGTTTGCTTATAATATTTATAAGTCAATTGTTTGCGGAAGAGTGCTTGATAAAGAGCCAAAAAGCGCTTCGCCTATGGCAGCATAA